ACCCGCGCACGCTGCTCGCCGACCTGGCCGCCGAGCAGGGCTCGGAGTCGGTGCGCCGCTACACCGACGAGCTCGCCTGGCGCGACTTCTACGCCGACGTGCTGTGGCACCGGCCCGACTCCGCCCGCGAGTACCTCAAGCCCGAGCTGCAGGGCATGGGCTACGACTCCGGGCCGGACGCCGAGCAGCTGGTGCGCGCCTGGGAGACCGGCCGCACCGGCTTCCCGATCGTCGACGCCGGGATGCGGCAGCTGCTCGGCGAGGCCTACGTGCACAACCGGGTGCGGATGATCGTCGCCTCCTTCCTGGTCAAGGACCTGCACCAGGAGTGGACGCTGGGCGCCCGGTACTTCATGCAGCATCTGGTCGACGGCGACCTGGCCAGCAACAACCACGGCTGGCAGTGGGTCGCCGGTACCGGCACCGACGCCTCGCCGTACTACCGGGTGTTCAACCCGATCACCCAGGGCAAGAAGTTCGACCCGGACGGCAGCTACGTGAAGCGCTGGGTGCCCGAGCTGCGCGACCTGGACGCCAAGTACGTGCACGAGCCGTGGACCGCACCCGGCGGCGTCCCGGCCGGCTACCCCGAGCCGATCGTCGACCACGCCCACGAGCGCCAGGTGTCCCTGGACCGCTACGCCGCCGTCCGCGCCCGCTGAGGACCGGCGTCGCGACACCGGGTGTCGGCTGGGTCACGGCGCCCGTCGTGGCGGAGGTGGCCGGCGCGGGTGAAGCTGGACGGCGTGATCGCCGGTGCCTGAGGGCCACACCCTGTTCCGACTGGCCCGCGAGCAGCAGGCCGCGTTCGCCGGTCGTGAGGTGCACGTGACCAGCCCGCAGGGCCGCTTCGCCGCTCAGGCCGAGCTGCTCAACGGCCGGGTGCTCGACGAGGTGACCTCCTACGGCAAGCACCTGTTCGCCTTCTTCGGCCCGGACGTCGTCCACGTGCACCTGGGCCTGTACGGGAAGTTCACCTCCGGCACCGGCCTGCCGCCCGAGCCCCGCGGTGCCCTGCGGATGCGCTGGGAGGGGCCGGGCGAGGACGGCGAGGGCGTCTGGACCGACCTGCGCGGCGCCACCGCCTGTGACCTGATCACCGACGGCGAGGTGCAGCTGATCCTCGACCGGCTGGGCCCGGACCCGCTGCGCCGGCGGTCGGACCCGGCGAAGGCCTTCGCCCGCATCTCCCGCAGCCGGACCACCATCGGCCAGCTGCTGATGGACCAGGCCGTGCTCGCCGGCGTCGGGAACGTCTACCGGGCCGAGGTGCTGTTCCGGCAGCGGCTGAGCCCCTTCCGGCTGGGCCGGGACGTCGACGCCGCGCTCTGGGGCCGGTTGTGGGCCGATCTGGCGACCCTGATGAAGGACGGGGTCAAGGCCGGCCGGATCGTCACCACCGAGCGCGCCGACCGGGAGCGCCGGCGGGGCCCGGCGCTCCGCGAGGACGCGCACTACGTCTACCGGCGCGCCGGGCTGCCCTGCCGGATCTGCGGCACCGAGGTGCGCACCGAGGTCATGGTCGGCCGCAACCTCTTCTGGTGCCCCACCTGCCAGGCCGTCTGATCAGAGGGTGCCCTTGGCGTCGTCGCCGGCGGGCACGGCCTGCAGCAGCCGGACGCCGAGCGGCTCGGCCAGGTCCTCCTTCAC
The Modestobacter marinus DNA segment above includes these coding regions:
- a CDS encoding Fpg/Nei family DNA glycosylase, which gives rise to MPEGHTLFRLAREQQAAFAGREVHVTSPQGRFAAQAELLNGRVLDEVTSYGKHLFAFFGPDVVHVHLGLYGKFTSGTGLPPEPRGALRMRWEGPGEDGEGVWTDLRGATACDLITDGEVQLILDRLGPDPLRRRSDPAKAFARISRSRTTIGQLLMDQAVLAGVGNVYRAEVLFRQRLSPFRLGRDVDAALWGRLWADLATLMKDGVKAGRIVTTERADRERRRGPALREDAHYVYRRAGLPCRICGTEVRTEVMVGRNLFWCPTCQAV